The segment TTCATGGCGGCGGGGCCGTGCCTGGCGGGCGTGGGGTTCCTGCTGATGCTCAACGTCGGCACGCCGCTGAACTTCTGGACGCAGATGCTGCCGGGCGTGGGGGTGTTCGGGCTGGGGTTGACGATGACGGTCGCGCCGCTGACGGCGGCGGTGCTCGGGTCCATCCGGAGCGAGCAGGCCGGCATCGGCTCGGCCATCAACAACGCCATCTCCCGGGTCGCGGGGCTCATCGCCATCGCGCTCACGGGGCTCATCGTGGGCCCGCGACTGGACGTCGCGGGCTTCCACCGGGTGATGCTCACCACCGCTGTCCTGCTCATCCTGGGCGGAGTCATCTCCGCCGTGGGCATCCGCAATCCGCCGCGGAAGGCATGAACGGCGGCGGCGTCAGGCCTCGCCAGGGCCCATGGAGAAGTACACGGCCTCGGTCCCCAGGTTGAAGGTGTCCCCGTCCGCGATCTTCTGGCGCTTGATGCGCTGATGGTTGATCCACGTCCCGTTCGAGGAGCCCAGGTCCTCGATGAAGAAGTCGTTGCCCACGCGCACGATGGCCGCGTGCTCGCGGGAGACCCGTCCGGACTTCACCACGAGGCTGCACGTCGGACCTCGCCCCAGCGTGAAGCGCTCCACGTCCACCCGCGTCGAGGGACCATCCGGCGACAGGCGGACGTACAGCTCCGGAGGCGGCGCGGCCTTCGCGACCTTGGCCGGGGCAGGCGTGCGCTGCTTGCCGACGTCCGTGGGGATGTCCTGCGCCTCCTCCTCCTCCTCCACGGGCGCGAGGATCCTGCCGCGTGAGGACTTCTTGAGGACGGCAGCGGGCGCGACGGGTTTCGGGGCCGGGGGCTCGTCCTGGACCTCGTCCTGGGTGTCGGGGGCTTCGTCGCCCGCGTCATCGGCGCTCGCGCCTGATTCCAGGCCCAGGGCGGCCTCCAGGTCGGCATCCGCGCCCGACTCCGCGCCGATGGCCGCCGCGACGTCCGCGTCCGAACTGTCGCCGTCCGCTTCGTCGGAAGACGCGTCCGCTTCGTCGTCGGAGGCAGCGGAGTCGTCCGCGTCGTCGGAGTCCGTGGCGCTGGCGGCGTTGGACGCAGGGGCCGCGTCCTCGTCCGCATCGCTGTCGGAGGCGCCGTTCACGGCCTCCTCGGCGGAACTCTCTTCGTCCTCGTCCTCGTCCTCGTCCGAGGAGTCGTCGGACGCCTCGTCGTCCTCGTCCGAAGCGTCGTCGGACGCCTCGTCATCCTCGGATGCGCCTTCGTCGTCGGACGCCTCGTCATCCTCGTCCGAGGTGTCGTCGGAGTCCTCGTCATCCGCGGAGGCGTCTTCGCCGTCGGAGTCCTCGTCGTCCTCGTCGGACGCCTCTTCTTCCTCCTCGACCGCCACCGGCACGTCTCGCGGCAGCACGACCGCCTCCACGGCCGCGAGCACCTCCTGCATCCGGGCGCGCGCGGACGCGGCCTCCTCTTCCGCCGGCGTCAGGGCACCGGCCGGCGCGGCCTTGGCCTTGGGCGTCGCGGCCGGAGGGGGCGCGGGCTCCTTCACGTACATTCGCGGCGGCGTGACGCTGGCGGCCTCTCCCGGGGCAGCCCCGGGCTCACGGGCCGGAGCCTCCGGCGCCGGTGCCTCCGCGACGGACGGTCGCGGTGCCTCCGGGACTCCAGGCTCGATCGCCTGGGCGAGTGCCGCCGTCGCCCCGAGCAACACGGGCGTCGGCGCGACGTAGCCGTTCTGCCGTGCGAGCAGGAACAGCGCCTGCGCCACCAGGGCATTCCGGTCCACGCCCAGGTCGTGGCTCATCTGCTCCAGCGCCCGCCACAGGGGCTCCGCGACTTCAATGGTTTCACGAATCCGATTCATGACTAGCTGCCCCTCAGATTGCTCTGCCACGGCGAGACATGGTCCGAATCACTGAGCCAGTAGAACATCGCCTGCGTCTCCGCGTACTGCCGCTCCGCGATGGTGACGAGGTTCGGGTGCAGGTCACCCAGCGCCACGCCCTCGAACTGGAAGCCCTCACCGGGCTTGCTGCCGCCTCCACCCCGGATCCGCCGGTCCCGGCTCTGCCACAGCCGCTGGGAGGCCTGCCCCGCGCCCTGGCCGTAGTCGGCCGGTGGAGACAGCCGCGTGGGCATCCGGAAGGTCTTCTCCCCGCACGCCCACAGCAGCCACGTCAGCGCGCTCCAGTCGCCCCGCAGCAGGAGCGTCAGGTCCGCCAGGCCCTGCTCCAGGTCCAGCGTCTCGTCGATCTCCACGGTGTCGTCCCCGAACTCCCAGTCGAACTGCTCCAGCTTCACCGGCCCCGCGCCCAGCAACGGGGACAGGTCCGGCGGCAGCCATGACACCGCGGCGCCGGGCTTGAACCGCCGGAGCAGCTCCGCGCGGATTGTCTGGATCCGCGTAGCGTACTTGCGCACCACCTGCTGGACGGACTCCAGCGGCTGCTGGGGGCCTTCGGGCAGGCCGTCATAGGTGCAGCGCGGTGCCTCCTGGTCGGGCCAGAAGTCGAACTTCGGGAACAGGGCCCGGGCGTAGGTGGTCAGGAACAGGGCGGTGTCGGGCTCCTCCGTCGCGAGCCCCGCCGCGTCCTGGTGCACCTGCTCCGCGAGCCCCAGGTTCAGCAAGATGAGGCCCCGGGTGAACAGGTACGCCTTGCGCTCTGGGGCGAGCAGCATCGCCGCGTGCAGGAAGTCCAGCGCCGCGCGCGGCCGGTCCGTCTGGTCCAACAGGACGGCATAGGCCCGCAGCAGGGTGGCGGCCTCTCCGCCCCGCATGAGGCAGTCCGCCATGGGCGCCCAGCGCTGCCCCGCCTCCTCCACCACCGACATCGCCAGCGCGTGCGCGGAGGGGCGGGTGCGGGGCAGGGTGAGCAGCTCCAGCCCCTCCTGGAGCGGCTGCACGTCCAGCGACGTGGAGCAGGCGCGGGCCGTGGCCAGCAGGGCCTCCCGGTAGCGCTTGTCCGCGCGGGCCTGCCGCGCGAACTCGCGCCAGCCCTCCGCGGTGCGCGCCAGGTTGGAGAACACCTCCGAGTGCTCCAGCGTCCGCTCATCCTGCGCCAGCCCCAGGTCGCGGGTGAGCACGACCTGGCGCTGGGCATCCAGCAGCGACCACTCGCCACACGCGAAGTCCGCGTGCGCCTGGCCCTCCTCGAAGTGGACGCGGAAGTCCGCGTAGGTGTCCCCGGCGCGCGAGCGGTAGAGGCCCTGGCGGAAGCCGTTCACGTACTCGGCCTCCCAGAGCAGCAGGCCCTGGCGGTCCCAGAACCGCACGAGGCCATGGCGCTCCCCGTCGGCGTTGAGCGACACGAGCGCCCACTGGTCCAGGTCCTCGCGCAGCTCCGCGCCGTCCGGCAGGTGGGCAGGGCGAGTGGGGTAGGGCTCTCCGGTGGTGGGCACCACGCGCTGCCCGGTGCCGTCGAAGTGGAGGACCTGCCGCACCTCGCCCTGGTCGTAGAGCATCACCGTCTTCTTCACCTTCTCGCTCACGCCGTTCTCGTGCATGCGCTCGGTGGTGAAGTGCTCGGAGGCGAACCAGGTGCGCGGGCCGTGCAGCTGCCCCTGGTCGAAGGTGCCCTCCTGCGACACCTCGCCACTTTCGTGGAAGCGCTTGAACACGCCGTGCGGCGTGCCGTGCTTCATGATGCATTCGTTGCAGAGGGTGCCGTCGGCCCGCCAGAACTTCCACGTCCCGTGCTGCCGGCCCTTGGGGTCCTTGGGTCCGAAGGACCACTCCGCGTCCCCCGGGTCCCACGTCGCGCCCTTGGGCACGCCCTGAGGAGGCTTGCCCTCCTCGGTGAGCTTGCGGTTCGCGGCGCGGCGCTTCAGCTCCGCCACGTCCACGGACTCCAGCCGGCCCAGCAGCGCGTCCAGGGCGGCGGCGGGCAATGCGCCGGAGGCGCGGTGGATCTCCACCCCCTCCTTGAAGGCGATGAGCGTGGGGATGGACTCGATGCCCAGGGGCTCGGAGAGCGACTCGTGCGCCTCCGTGTCGAGCTTGGCGAAGGTGAAGTCCGGGAACCGCTCGGCCGCCGCCGCGAAGATGGGCGCGAAGGCGCGGCAAGGCGCGCACCACGGGGCCCAGAAGTCCACCACGCACACCCCAGGCTGCTGGGTGACTTCCTCGTAATTGTCCGGGGTCAGTTCGACCGGTGCGCCTGCCACGACCACTCCTGCTGAAGGGGAGGCAGGATAAGACGGGCGCGGAGGGCGCGCGTCAACCGGCGTGTCGCCCTGGATACCCTGGAGCGCACCCAGGGTCCGCCCCGGCGGTCATGAGACGCAAGGCCCTCAGTCGATCTGCAACTCGGAGATCTTGTGCGGCTTGTCGCTGATGGCGTCCATGATCTTCCCGATGCCGAAGGTCAGCAGGCCGATGCCCGCGCCCACCGCCATGCCCAGCGGTCCACCGATGGCGCCCACCGCCACCGCGCCACCGAGGCTGCCCGCGATGCCGACGGCGCCCTTGGCGATCTGCGCCCCGTCGTTGACCTTCGCGCCGTTGACGATGTCGAACACGCCGCCCACCGTGCCGCCCGCCGCGCCCAGCACGTTGGCCGCGCCGCCCACTCCCTTGAGGGCGGAGAGCGCCTTGCTCCCGGCGCTCGCCGTCGCGCCGGCCACCTTGCCGATGCCGCCCATGCCCTTCACCGAGTCCAGCACCGCGCTGGTGACGGCGCCCGCCACCTTGGGGTTCGCCAGCGTCTTCGCCCACGGCATGGCCTGCGCCGCGGCGGGGGTGGTGGTGGTGAGCGCGCCCGCGTTCTTGAAGCCCTTGATGGCCTCCGCGAAGGCCTGGCCGCCCGTGTAGAGGTTCAGCGCGCCGTTGGCCGTGTCCGTCACGCCCTTCACGATGTCCGGCATGTTGTTGTCGCGGATGCCCCGCGCCAGCGACATGCCGCCCGCCACGACGCCGGCCACGCCGCCCAGCGCGCTCGCGCCGCCCGCGGCCGCGCCCAGGCCATTCTTGAGGGTGCCCTTGCCCAATAGGGCCGAGGCCTGCTGGGGCAGCCTGTCCGCGTCCAGGCTCAGGTTCTTGAGGACGCTCAGCGCCTGCGCGCCGCCGCTGTTCGCGTACTGGTTCACCGTGCTCGCGGTGGAGATGCTAGCCTGCTCCAGGAGGAGCTTCCCGAACGCGTCGTCCTTGAACTCGTCCGGGTTGGAGACGTCGCGCATGTCGCGGCCTTCGGGGCCGGACAGCTGCATCTTCTCTCCGTCCCTGCCCAGCGCGTGCACGCCCTTGCGCCCGTCCGCGTCCGTCACCGTGGTGCGCGAATCGACGAGCTGCGCGCCTGCGCCGGAGAGCAGCGACGTGTCCTCCTTGAGGGAGGACTCCGTCTTGTCGTCCTTCGTGCGCTTCGTCTCCAGCGACTCCCGCAGCTCCAGCCCCGCGTCCGTCGCCCTGCGGCTGCTGTGGTAGTGCTGCTCCAGGTCGGAGCCGTCCGGCTCGCGGCTCTTGGAGTCCAGCTTCTCCACGGAGCCGTCCTGGCCGAAGGTGGTGGACGACTCGCCGTTCACCGGCACGCGCTTGGAGGAGTCCTCCTTCTCGAACGTCTTGCCCTCGTACTTCTCATGGACGGTGCTGCCCTCGCGCGTGCGCTGCGTCTTGATGGTCGCGTCCGGGTAGCCTTCGATGAAGGTCTGCGAGTCCATCCGGTCCGCGCCCTTCTGCAGGTCCACGGTCCAGCGCTTCGGTGGGCGGCCCTTGCCCGCCTTGTCCGCGTCCCAGTTCTCCCCGCCGCCCTTGCCGTAGTCGTCGCGGACCTTGTGCAGGCCCTCCATCGTGTGCGGCCCGGTGCCCGCGAGCTTCGTGTGGGCGTCCAGCGTGCGGTCCACGTAGGACGTCGCCTTCACGTTGTCCTGGGAGAAGTCCTGCACGCGGCCGTACTGCACGTCGCCCTGCGAGCCATCCTCGCCCGGAGGCGGAATCGTATAGGTGTACGTGTCCGCGCGGTCCACCGGCT is part of the Corallococcus soli genome and harbors:
- a CDS encoding FHA domain-containing protein produces the protein MNRIRETIEVAEPLWRALEQMSHDLGVDRNALVAQALFLLARQNGYVAPTPVLLGATAALAQAIEPGVPEAPRPSVAEAPAPEAPAREPGAAPGEAASVTPPRMYVKEPAPPPAATPKAKAAPAGALTPAEEEAASARARMQEVLAAVEAVVLPRDVPVAVEEEEEASDEDDEDSDGEDASADDEDSDDTSDEDDEASDDEGASEDDEASDDASDEDDEASDDSSDEDEDEDEESSAEEAVNGASDSDADEDAAPASNAASATDSDDADDSAASDDEADASSDEADGDSSDADVAAAIGAESGADADLEAALGLESGASADDAGDEAPDTQDEVQDEPPAPKPVAPAAVLKKSSRGRILAPVEEEEEAQDIPTDVGKQRTPAPAKVAKAAPPPELYVRLSPDGPSTRVDVERFTLGRGPTCSLVVKSGRVSREHAAIVRVGNDFFIEDLGSSNGTWINHQRIKRQKIADGDTFNLGTEAVYFSMGPGEA
- a CDS encoding thioredoxin domain-containing protein, producing MAGAPVELTPDNYEEVTQQPGVCVVDFWAPWCAPCRAFAPIFAAAAERFPDFTFAKLDTEAHESLSEPLGIESIPTLIAFKEGVEIHRASGALPAAALDALLGRLESVDVAELKRRAANRKLTEEGKPPQGVPKGATWDPGDAEWSFGPKDPKGRQHGTWKFWRADGTLCNECIMKHGTPHGVFKRFHESGEVSQEGTFDQGQLHGPRTWFASEHFTTERMHENGVSEKVKKTVMLYDQGEVRQVLHFDGTGQRVVPTTGEPYPTRPAHLPDGAELREDLDQWALVSLNADGERHGLVRFWDRQGLLLWEAEYVNGFRQGLYRSRAGDTYADFRVHFEEGQAHADFACGEWSLLDAQRQVVLTRDLGLAQDERTLEHSEVFSNLARTAEGWREFARQARADKRYREALLATARACSTSLDVQPLQEGLELLTLPRTRPSAHALAMSVVEEAGQRWAPMADCLMRGGEAATLLRAYAVLLDQTDRPRAALDFLHAAMLLAPERKAYLFTRGLILLNLGLAEQVHQDAAGLATEEPDTALFLTTYARALFPKFDFWPDQEAPRCTYDGLPEGPQQPLESVQQVVRKYATRIQTIRAELLRRFKPGAAVSWLPPDLSPLLGAGPVKLEQFDWEFGDDTVEIDETLDLEQGLADLTLLLRGDWSALTWLLWACGEKTFRMPTRLSPPADYGQGAGQASQRLWQSRDRRIRGGGGSKPGEGFQFEGVALGDLHPNLVTIAERQYAETQAMFYWLSDSDHVSPWQSNLRGS